A single region of the Psychrobacter alimentarius genome encodes:
- the rtcR gene encoding RNA repair transcriptional activator RtcR yields MLNKTAVIGFLGTTLDNGFSENRWQRWRPTVSLGLHDELLVDELHILYSKRDKRLFKIIVDDVAQVSPHTKVIGHHVALSSPWDFAEVYAELYDFVTAFDFQDSTDYLLHLTTGTHVAQICWFLLVEAGFIPADLIQTSPCPRPDQTDPQGRYQVIDLDVSRYDGLRERFEAEKQQHWQTLQANLVTQNDAYQKLISDIEKVATRSTAPILLMGATGAGKSQLAGQIYALKKAKASSTTQSKYTLDKFIEVNCATLRGDTAMSVLFGHVKGAFTGAASNREGLLKSADGGLLFLDEIGELGLDEQAMLLTALEEQRFYPLGSDIPINVSFQLMAGTNKDLRQAVVDGTFRADLFARLNTWTFFLPSLKDRLEDLPANIDYELARLGSEQQQQYRFEPEARAYFEAFAMSHAATWQGNFRDLSASMTRLTTLCEGKVIRMPDVKAEITRLKHLWVLPNSAHHQADKAYAPSLTEQQAHADTVLSRHLSSYDKDALDPFDAVQLAYVIEVCYQHSSQAAAGRYLYANSRDKLKSPNDSDRLRKYLMKFGLRFDGLD; encoded by the coding sequence ATGCTGAATAAAACCGCCGTAATCGGCTTCCTCGGCACGACCTTAGACAATGGTTTTAGTGAAAACCGTTGGCAACGCTGGCGTCCAACTGTCAGTCTGGGGTTGCACGATGAATTACTCGTCGATGAGCTGCATATCTTATACAGCAAACGCGATAAGCGCTTATTTAAGATCATCGTCGATGACGTGGCGCAAGTCAGTCCGCATACTAAAGTCATTGGTCATCACGTGGCGCTATCGAGTCCGTGGGATTTTGCCGAGGTTTATGCTGAGTTGTATGACTTTGTAACGGCGTTTGATTTTCAAGATAGTACGGACTATTTGCTGCATCTGACCACGGGCACGCACGTGGCGCAGATTTGTTGGTTCTTATTGGTAGAGGCAGGTTTTATTCCAGCAGATTTGATTCAGACGTCACCTTGTCCAAGACCCGACCAAACTGACCCACAAGGTCGTTATCAAGTGATTGACTTGGATGTGTCACGCTATGATGGTTTGCGTGAACGTTTTGAAGCAGAAAAACAGCAGCATTGGCAAACGTTGCAAGCGAATTTGGTCACGCAAAATGACGCTTATCAAAAATTAATATCTGATATCGAAAAAGTCGCCACGCGCTCGACTGCTCCAATATTGCTGATGGGTGCAACAGGAGCAGGCAAGTCGCAACTGGCAGGTCAAATCTACGCGCTCAAAAAAGCCAAAGCGAGTAGTACCACACAAAGCAAGTACACACTTGATAAATTTATCGAAGTCAACTGTGCGACCTTGCGTGGTGATACGGCCATGAGTGTGCTATTTGGTCATGTGAAGGGCGCTTTCACGGGCGCAGCATCGAATCGTGAGGGTCTGCTAAAATCTGCTGATGGCGGTTTATTATTTTTGGATGAAATCGGTGAGCTAGGACTCGATGAACAAGCCATGCTACTCACCGCGTTAGAAGAGCAGCGATTTTATCCGCTCGGTAGTGATATACCGATTAACGTATCGTTTCAATTGATGGCGGGGACGAATAAGGACTTGCGGCAAGCAGTCGTTGACGGGACATTTCGAGCAGACTTGTTTGCGCGGCTCAACACGTGGACATTCTTTTTGCCGTCATTAAAAGATCGCCTTGAGGATTTACCTGCCAATATCGACTATGAGCTGGCGCGTTTGGGCAGTGAGCAACAGCAGCAATATCGCTTTGAGCCTGAGGCGCGGGCGTATTTTGAAGCCTTTGCCATGAGTCACGCGGCGACGTGGCAGGGCAACTTTCGTGATTTAAGCGCCAGCATGACGCGCTTAACGACATTGTGCGAGGGCAAAGTGATTCGTATGCCCGATGTTAAGGCAGAAATCACCCGCCTTAAACATCTGTGGGTATTACCTAATAGCGCCCACCATCAGGCGGATAAGGCGTATGCGCCCAGCCTAACCGAGCAACAAGCGCACGCGGATACGGTGCTGAGCCGCCATCTATCAAGCTACGACAAAGACGCGCTCGACCCCTTTGATGCGGTGCAGCTGGCGTATGTGATTGAGGTCTGCTATCAGCACAGCAGCCAAGCGGCAGCAGGGCGTTATCTGTATGCCAACTCACGCGATAAGCTAAAAAGCCCGAATGATAGCGACAGATTGCGTAAGTATTTGATGAAATTTGGGCTGAGGTTTGATGGGTTGGATTAA